TCTCGAGTGTGTGCATCAATAATCAAAACTAGCTAGCATTGGCCTGTTACTAAACGGCCCCGCGATTGCGCTACATTTttaagagagagaaggaaagaggtCGTCACTCCTCAGTACTTTCCAAGCTCGCACACTTCCCAAGCTCATGCTCCCATTACCACGATGGCGGGCCATTCCTTGCTCAATCCACCTGCTACTAACTCTCGCTCCATAGGGTGTCTAGTACCTTTTAGTCCGTTCCTTATGCATCACATAATCGCCGCGCGACATGACGGTTTCCGATGTATCATTTGTTCTATCTATACCATTCAAACAGAGGGTAACCTATTCCGCGCTACTGGTGCCTCTGAGGGCCGCCAAAGGAGAGTCAATCACGGAAGTGCGAAATCACCGTCTGTGGTACGAGCATTCCATATTTTCAGtcgtaaacaaacaaattcacTATATTCTACTACTTTCGACGACACCGGAACCAGAGAAGATGTTGGGCGGTACCAGATCCTCCTAAAAAACCGCTTCAGCAGACAGCAGAGCGCTGCGCTTAGCTAAGATGCTCTCTCCGTTTGCTCAGTGAATCAGGATGCTTCGTCCTCTTAACCAATTGTATGTTTTCATCCTCTTTCTTCTGCtagcttctcttctttttgaaAGCTTATttcgtttcatatttttcgaaaattccTTACAAATCTATATCGCGCTAGACGCTTCGCGTTATCTAGTTATCAGGCTATTTATTTCAGTTTTCAACGAGGTGATAGGTGGTGTAGCTTGATCGACCACAAAAGActtttgtaatattttaaaattcaataaatGGGAGTCCAAGCTTCTTgctcacacacataaacacacacacacacgcgcagccCTCTTCTCGCGCCTCTAGGTGGCTCCTAACAAataatacaaacacacaatcccACCGAGAGCCACAGCCCCTTTGCTGCAGCCGACGGTGCTGGCTAGCAACGGCCAAACATTCAATCcatttaacacacacacacacacatactgcacacatactgcacacacacgcacacccacacatatCGATCGAATTGATAAACGTAACAAAGTAGGCTTTGCTTTAGCTAGTTTTAGTTCAGGTGGAATCCCTTCTCCTTGGTCGCGGTCAGCAGTCGTTCGCGTAGGATCTGCTCGTTTGGATAGTCCGGCAGCTTCAGGTAGTGGACGCAGGTGTTGACAGACGGATAGGAACCCTCGCCCGCGTCTACCTTGCGTACGACCGTCAGCCGGGGATGCAGATTGGCCAGCCCACCGGGCGGCAGGCTGCTGCAGCCCGTGGTGAACTGTAGGAACGCCTTGCGCTCCGATCCGTTCATACCCATCAGCACATTGACGAAGCGCAGGAACCCAGGGCTACCACAGGAGGGAGAAAATGAGAGTGATAATAGTAGAACAAAATTCTTCGTTGTGCTTTCGGCTCCCTCGATACCTACCTTTCCTTGCTGTAGCCAAGCTTCGGTTCCGTGTACGTCATAATGTCCTCGCGCGTCCACTCGGGGTTTTGCTCACCGCACAGCATCTTTCGAATCTCGTCCGGCGTAAATGCGGCCAGCTTGCTCAGGTCAAAGACCTCACAGAAACCACGATGGAAGGCGGCCAGCTGCTTCGCGATGCCCTCCTGCAGACAGAACGCGATCGTAAGGTTGCAGTACTCCTCCACGTTGCCGATCGTCACGTCGATGTTGGACCCGTTCGGGATGAGATCGGCCGACGCGTAACCGTAGTGCTTCGAGCTAGGCAGATAGGTGAAGGTCAGGGCGAGGTCCTCGAGCGCTACGCAGCCCGTCTTGGTGTTGAGCTTCAGCTCGCTGATTTGCTGCAGCTTCTCCTCCGAGCTGAGCGCATCGTTCAGCTCGatattctgcttctgctgcaccaGCTCCTGCAGCTCCTTCAGGAACTCgtaccggatcggatcgatctcGAGCAGGTTCTCCTGCGTAAGGATCCCATCATACCATGCGCCTTCGCTGGCTGCCATCTTCGATTGGTACGAatcaagcaacagcagctcccgCTCCCGTTCACCCTCCTCCGACATCAGCGAAGACGTCATGATGTCCACCAGCAGCTTGCTACCggccaacgatgatgatgacgaggccGATGTGGCCGCTACGGTAGCCCCCGTGGAAGCCGAAATCGAACGACTGTGacacagcagctgcaggaagCTGTTGGACAGTGGCAGATCGACGAGCCGGTTGTCCTGCAGCACCTTCGCCAGAAACACGCCCAAGAACCAGAAGTAATTGGACACGTACTCACAAATGTCCGATTCCTGCGGCAGCGGGGCGGGGAACAGTCCGGTCGAGCGGCGCACATAGTAACCCACCGGTTTGCTGCCCTCGCCCAGATCGATCTCGTCCTCGATCAGCTTCGGTGATTCATCATCGCACAGCCACATGCCGAGATCGCTACGTTGTAGCTCGGCCGCCACCAGCGCGTAGAACTCGAGCGTCGGCCCCAGACCGGTACCTTCTTCTCCGACAAACTCCACCTCGAGCACCGACTTGCGGTTGCAGTGTACCTTCATCACCTGCTGCGCCCATTCGAGCAGGTTCTCACCGCGTGGTACCTTCACGCGCTCGTGCTTCAACCGCCCGACACGGAATTCGTGCTGATCGGCGTGGCGCGGGCTTAGCCCCGGTGCACGCTGTCTCTCCATATTAACGTCCCGCTGTGACTGCAACCAGACGATGCTCCGGGATGCGCCGAAGGCGGTGCAGCTAAAGTACAGCTGGCGCGTCTCGAAGGGGAACAGGAACGGGCAGCTTTGGTTGTACTCTTCGCACCACTTTGGCAAACTGCCGCTCGACAGGACGAGCGGATCCTGGATCTGCTGTTGCAGCTTGTTGGTGATCTTTTTGCTCATAAACACTTCCGGGTTGAGATGGTTCGAGGCAACATCCGGTATCAGGTTCTTATCGTTATTGCTCGGTGCCACCGCGAGCGATTGGTTGATCTCGTTCAACTGTgacaacagctgcagcacatCCTCCACCGAGCAGTGctgttgagcagcagcagcgttcgctGTACCGGAGGAAGAGCATggagcgccaccaccaccaccgatgatcgATGGTGTGCCGGGGATGATAGGTGAGCTCGGTGAAAGCGTTGAGCCACGGCTACGCTGCGAGAACAGCGAGGCAACGGGTGTGGCCCGACCCTCCTCACCACTGCTGAAACAATCTTCCTTCGCCAGTGCCAGCGATGAGGTCGATCCGGGGCTAGCCTCACGGTAGATAATGATGTACGTCGGTTGCCATATCTTGCGGAATCGGTCCTGCTTCGGCATCGTCGTCTGAAGCATCAGCTCCTGGACAGCGCGGAAGATTGTCCAATCTGGGTGCGTTAGTTCGACCTCGACATCGTTCACTCCGATAATGTTCGGTCCACGCAGTACCAACGAGAGCGAGGGTTGTGGAGCGGCACCTGATTGACCTGATGCAGCAGCGGTCTGCTGCCCAGTGGTCTCGGTACCAGCGGTTGCAGCGcttgaagaggaggaggaggaggaaggtacTGGcgtagccgccgccgccgcctccgtaCCATCTCCCCAACCACTGACCTTCATTGTACTGGCGTTCGGTGCCGGGATTTCGAGATCACTCGTCTGGTTCACGTTTGTGCGTCCAGGCCGCGGATCGAACGCTGGAATGAGGGCCGAAAACTGGCGTTTCAACACAAACTCATCATCCCAGGATTTGCCGCGTTTGCCGGCCGCCGCCAAACGATTCTCGAGCGTCTCCTCGTCCATGAACGACAGCAGATTGCGGGACACCATCACCTGCAGCAGCGTGTTACCGACCTCCTCGTACTCGTCCTCgttctcatcgtcatcgttctcATCCTCgatgtcctcgtcgtcctcgagaTCACCGAGCAGTGTCGGGGCACGGCACTGCTCGAGGAAGTCTTCCAGCGACACCTGCTCGCTGTCACTCGAGGTGGACGTCAGGCTCATCGTGAGCGCCGGGTTGAGTTGGTTCGACTGAACGGAGATGGCGGTGCCAGCGGTGGCCCCGGTGGCGCTATTGTTATTACCGCTACCACTTCCACCAGTCGTTGATCCTCCGCCGGTCACACCGTGCGATGAGGAGGTATGATTGTTGTTCgccgaggaggacgatgaacTCGACAGACTCGGGTAGCTTTGGGCCGTACTGAGCAGTCCGCTGTGGAAGTTGCTCGACAACGCCAGCTTCACCAGGCTGGTAACTGAGTTGGGCCCACGCAGGAacgcgctactgctgctattgttCGGCAGGTGTCCCAATCCCGACACTAGTCCtgctgcgccaccaccaccgctgattAGCTGGTTGTTGATCGGTACCGTTTGCtggccagatgatgatgagttgttattgttattgttgttgttagcaTTGTTGTTGGCATTGTTGCCCACGCTGCTGCCCGATGTACGGCGCCTCGCAATGGCCGCGAACGTTTCCAGCaaccccggtggtggtgtttgtgaaTCCAGTACGGACACGACactgtcctgctgctgttgctgttgttgctgtagctgctgattgttgtgatgatggtgatgatgatggtggtggtgatggtgatgatgatggccacctgctgaaccaccaccgccgacgccgctactgccactgctcgTCAGGTTCGGTACACTAACGCTCATCGgattggtgctgctactagcaCCCATTACCTGCACCACACCATTCGAGCTACCACCATCGATGGTGACCACTTCGGTAGCCTGATCACGAGATGTTGATCGAGAGGTACCTCCTCCACTAACGGCATCGggtgtgctgctactgctgacgaTAACGATATTGTTCTTCATATTATTGGCCGCATCACGGCTCTCGACGAGTTCCACCGATTTGGATGCCTCGTTCAGCACCTTCTTAAAGGCATTTCCGGTCGACGATGCAGTAGCTCCGGTGTTGTTGAACTTGCCGGCATCCCCTTTCTCCGTCGTTGCGCTTCCGCTGCCGCTGGAGCTGGCTGCTACGTAGATACTGTTTCCAACGGTGCTGCTTCCTCCACCGCCGGTCGCACCGGTCGCCGTGCCTTGCTGCACCGACGGAAGCGCGATCTTCACCGAGGACAGCAGATTCGATTGAGCGAGTAGCTCCGTGGAGAGGAAattgttcgtgttgttgcGCAGCATATCGACCCCTTCACGCATTTTGTCCAGCACTTCGAGCTTGGTTTGCAGGAAATCCTGTGCACTGATCGTACCAATGCCACCTCCAACCGTTGCTCTGCTgctagcgctgctgctgctgccgctagcACCGGCGGCACAACTGTTCAGATTGATCTTATTGTTGGTCTCGTTGATATTGTTCGTCTTGTTGTTCTCTTCCgtggacgaagacgaagacgacgacgaagaggaagaagacgaagacgacgacgaggacgaagatgaagacgaggATGCCAACAATACCGGACCACCACTGCCTCCGCCAATGTTGCTAACAAACTGTTGTACGCCACCCGACGACGCCCGATCAAGCGTGGTTCCATCATCGGTAACggcgctgctgttgtgcaCCTTCTTACCGCTATCATCGCTGCTGCCACTCTCGGCCAGTGTTAGGTTTTCGGTGATCGTAGCCAAATCCGATACAAGCAtcgaggtgctgctgttgatctgTGACAGATCGGGAATATTGTTGCCGCGTTCGCTTAGCGACGAATGCACGATCACGGACACTTCTtgtttcccaccaccaccgctcagGTGGTTGTTATTCTGGTTCTGCCCACCGCTTCCGCATGTCACGACGACGGAAGATGACAGATCATtactgctgccaccactgCCCACGGTAGCCAGATCGGAACGGGCAGAAGACAGCACATTTTCGGTAATCACCTCGACCGCCTGCTTCCACGACAGATTGTCGGCAGAGGTGGCCTGCTCGGTGGAAGCCACCGACGAGGACGCACGGGTATCGGTCGCCTCCGGTAGGCTCGGTGTCGAACTGGACTTTCGGCTGGTCAGTACGTTGAGTGACTTCTCGTaaaccttcttctttcctcccATACCatccgtcgttgttgttgtgacgaCACTACTGccacactgttgctgctgctggtgctgctgttgagagCCTGCCGTTGTGCCAGATGATGACAGCTGATTGGAGACGGTCTGGCCCGATCCACTGCTGTGCAGTTCGAGCAGATTGTCGACATTGGCCAGCTTGAGATCGTATTTACCTTCCGCACCCATGCGGTACGAGTTGCGAAGGCCATGGTCCCACTTCACGTCGATCCAACCGTTGTGGATTTCTCCCGTGATCGTACCCTCACCTGGTGGCGTTCCGTCCTGATCGTCCCAGTGCCAATCGACACCGCGCACCACACGGGCGCCCTCGGTGATGAACTTGAGTTGTGTCCGTATTTGCCGCCGTTCCTTGCGCAGCTTCGTCTCGTTCTCTTTGACCGCCGTTTTGACCATATCctcacacacggacacgacaCGACCGTAGATCTCGAACCCGCTCAGGCTAAGATAGTGCGTCTGACCCGAAGCATTACGTCCGTTCTGGTGGATGCGTACGTGCCGGTAACCCTGCTGCTCATCGGACGAACATTCGATCGGCCACGTGCAGGTACTGCCCGGTTCCGCAAGACTTTTGTCGTCCGAGTGCGTTAGCATCGTTACCCAGTTAACGCCATCCTTCGACATCTGGAACAACCAGTTGCGAAGCGCCGATCGGCCGTAGCCACGGGCGTGGCGCAGCGTGTACGCCGTCGGAATAATAAACATTCCCAGATCGATCGCGAACCACGACTTTTTGTTGTCCTTCGTGTGGCAATTAACGCTCACGCTATCGCGCGATAAAATGTCCTCGAGCTTGCCGTACGGTAGCTGTTTGCCCTCGCTGCTCGTCACCGTCACTAGGCCGTACTGGGCCGGATTAACCCATTCGGACGTCTTGCCGTTCGTGCCGATAAAGTAAATGATACCGTTCTCGTCAAAGTCCTGCTGGTGCCGGAACTGCATCGGGGATTTGGATTCCTTTAGCTTACGCAAAAACAGGAAGGTCGTACGTTCCATGTCGTACCACTGCTTCGCAACCATCTTCAGTAGATACTTGTTCAGATGGCCTACCGTGGCCAGCGGTTCCATCTTCAAATTGCGGCCCGTATGATCGAACAGGGTCTGCTCGCAGCTAGCGCGCTCCAACCGGAAGCTTAGCCGCTTTGTTAGTATCTGCAAACCATAGCTACCACCGGCGGTATCGTACATATAGACCGGCAACTTCTCGATGCTCTCCAGGACAGCCACCAGCTTCTGCACTAGTATGGCGGCCGTGTTTTTGCCACCACCGCTCTTGCCATCACCGCCAGTACTGGCTCCACCGTACATACACTTCTTGAAGATGGAGAGGGCCTGCTTGTGGTACTTGTTTGCCTTACTGCGCCGGTTCATGCACATGTCCCAGTAGTTACGCGAAAGGACTGCCACCAGTGCCTGTACCAGCCCGGAGCTATGCATCTCGTACGCGCTTATCACACCGTCCTCGTTCAGCAGCTGAACGAGCTCGTTAAAGGCATTATAAAGCTTCTCCTGCCAGCTGATTCCGTTGCTTCCAGCTGCCATTCTTGACTggccttgctgttgctgctgctcctcgaggGCGTTATGTATTTGCTGAACAATTTTGGACAGTTTCGCAACCGCACCACGCGGTACAGCCTGAGCTGCCTTGAAGTAACGATTGTACAGCTCACGAGCCAAGTTTTTTACCTGTTTTAAGTAGAGAAATGAATATTGTTATTGATCGGGCTATGAACAGAGGAGCGAATAGTAGGCCACAAACAAGCGAAACCACGATCTGACCTGATATTTCTGTGCCTCCACCTTGCAgcgcatcttcttctttttcgtgttGATCCATCCAGTGGCAAAGTCGGGCCCGAGCGTTGTTTCCGCCGTGAAGGCGTGCTTCGTGCCGCGATTGCTCTCGAAAATGAAACCTGCCAACTCGTCCTGAAGGATCGTCACTTGGTGGCCCTCGGAGTTGTTGATATGTAGCTGGTATTCCTTCTGGCTCTGCAGTACCCAATTGCCCACCGCTATCCGGGCGAGACTCGGTGATGAGAGGATCGGTTGCGACACGGTACCTTGCCGTACAGCAGTACGGGCACGTTGGAGCTTTTCCAAGAATTCTCCGCGGTTTTCTAATAACAAAAAAGAGCATACAAAATTGTAAACTAACAATCAATCCGAGCGACCTAACAGTTGTTGCTGCGCCTTGTGGTCGTTCTCTTGAATGTATTGGACATTTGTTCTAGAATATTTcagttgatgttgatgatacgcttcacacacacccatcgtGTTGGCTACGGATTTTACTAAGGGAATTTCTCACCTTCACAAGGTACACTGGGGTCGAATTGTTTATCCTTGCCTATGAGGATCGAATTGGGAAACACAAGGGTACATAAGAACGATGAATGTAAATGGGTAATGGTCGGTTTTTGAtgcaaatgtgtttttttaactAGAGTGTGCACTGCGTCGGTTACAATAACTGCTGGCGAGTGTTGGTTACAATCCATTTTTACTAAAGGCGGTGGTAAGCTGAGCATGGTATTAGGATTATGAAGGCAGTTATTACCGAGGGTTGGTACGTTGCTCCAAATGTTTCTATTAGATTTTGACAATAAGTTTTGCGAATGCCTGTGGAACTGCCTGTAAGTCATTTAACGCAACGTCTCATGAAAGT
The sequence above is a segment of the Anopheles darlingi chromosome 2, idAnoDarlMG_H_01, whole genome shotgun sequence genome. Coding sequences within it:
- the LOC125950484 gene encoding E3 ubiquitin-protein ligase Ufd4 isoform X1; translation: MGDVDPETLLEWLSMGQGDERDMQLIALEQLCMLLLMSDNVDRCFESCPPRTFLPALCKIFLDELAPENVLEVTARAITYYLDVSSECTRRIVAIDGAIKAICNRLVVADLESRTSRDLAEQCIKVLELVCTREAGAVFEGGGLNCVLSFIRDSGSQIHKDTLHSAMAVVSRLCTKVEPQGANVQTCVESLSTLLRHEDSLVADGALKCFASVADRFTRKSVDPAPLAEYGLVTELLNRLSNAAGGPHVVPSTTSSNATGGTAAATAAGAAQQQPATAQQESSTSSPSTAQLSSSTPKSAQGAMEAGRSSQSIATTISLLSTLCRGSPSITHDLLRSNLPEAMKRAFTGDERCVLDCMRLADLILLLLFEGRKALGRAVGSQGQLAPRVKRADSSAERTHRQLIDCIRSKDTEALIESIESGGIDVNCMDDVGQTLLNWASAFGTLEMVEFLCDKGADVNKGQRSSSLHYAACFGRPGIAKVLLKHGANPDLRDEDGKTPLDKARERPEEGHREVAAILQSPGEWMTAATRADVKAGDSGVTDGEGGEVEPRGDPEMAPVYLKFFLPTFCKTFQSTMLASVRRSSLGLIKKMIQYVQPDVLSALCSSEGLQSHEQSLGTLLVEVIASVLDNEISYSWPPVAGTLPPMVPPPPPMILTVPRLSSNSNNHLLTKHGCAVERLSKFVQNKKQQQQQQQQAQQHQQQQQQQQQRRNSSCYIIPPPPPLLPLTPQPRAARSNDPVLLDDEEDNEERAAANGNGRKSNNNHTTNPRKHTQSNWSDLSIADDEDGHLVVLTIIQELMAKTQNDFLDHFARLGVFSKVQALMWEPGFVDANDNNDVIKSTSTDDPMSVKVVTEASPSGSNNTALVTVQPQHPSSGSSSTAVPLEDAKEILHGKAYHWRDWSICRGRDCLYVWSDYAALELSNGSNGWFRFILDGKLATMYSSGTPENGNDSSENRGEFLEKLQRARTAVRQGTVSQPILSSPSLARIAVGNWVLQSQKEYQLHINNSEGHQVTILQDELAGFIFESNRGTKHAFTAETTLGPDFATGWINTKKKKMRCKVEAQKYQVKNLARELYNRYFKAAQAVPRGAVAKLSKIVQQIHNALEEQQQQQGQSRMAAGSNGISWQEKLYNAFNELVQLLNEDGVISAYEMHSSGLVQALVAVLSRNYWDMCMNRRSKANKYHKQALSIFKKCMYGGASTGGDGKSGGGKNTAAILVQKLVAVLESIEKLPVYMYDTAGGSYGLQILTKRLSFRLERASCEQTLFDHTGRNLKMEPLATVGHLNKYLLKMVAKQWYDMERTTFLFLRKLKESKSPMQFRHQQDFDENGIIYFIGTNGKTSEWVNPAQYGLVTVTSSEGKQLPYGKLEDILSRDSVSVNCHTKDNKKSWFAIDLGMFIIPTAYTLRHARGYGRSALRNWLFQMSKDGVNWVTMLTHSDDKSLAEPGSTCTWPIECSSDEQQGYRHVRIHQNGRNASGQTHYLSLSGFEIYGRVVSVCEDMVKTAVKENETKLRKERRQIRTQLKFITEGARVVRGVDWHWDDQDGTPPGEGTITGEIHNGWIDVKWDHGLRNSYRMGAEGKYDLKLANVDNLLELHSSGSGQTVSNQLSSSGTTAGSQQQHQQQQQCGSSVVTTTTTDGMGGKKKVYEKSLNVLTSRKSSSTPSLPEATDTRASSSVASTEQATSADNLSWKQAVEVITENVLSSARSDLATVGSGGSSNDLSSSVVVTCGSGGQNQNNNHLSGGGGKQEVSVIVHSSLSERGNNIPDLSQINSSTSMLVSDLATITENLTLAESGSSDDSGKKVHNSSAVTDDGTTLDRASSGGVQQFVSNIGGGSGGPVLLASSSSSSSSSSSSSSSSSSSSSSSSTEENNKTNNINETNNKINLNSCAAGASGSSSSASSRATVGGGIGTISAQDFLQTKLEVLDKMREGVDMLRNNTNNFLSTELLAQSNLLSSVKIALPSVQQGTATGATGGGGSSTVGNSIYVAASSSGSGSATTEKGDAGKFNNTGATASSTGNAFKKVLNEASKSVELVESRDAANNMKNNIVIVSSSSTPDAVSGGGTSRSTSRDQATEVVTIDGGSSNGVVQVMGASSSTNPMSVSVPNLTSSGSSGVGGGGSAGGHHHHHHHHHHHHHHHNNQQLQQQQQQQQDSVVSVLDSQTPPPGLLETFAAIARRRTSGSSVGNNANNNANNNNNNNNSSSSGQQTVPINNQLISGGGGAAGLVSGLGHLPNNSSSSAFLRGPNSVTSLVKLALSSNFHSGLLSTAQSYPSLSSSSSSSANNNHTSSSHGVTGGGSTTGGSGSGNNNSATGATAGTAISVQSNQLNPALTMSLTSTSSDSEQVSLEDFLEQCRAPTLLGDLEDDEDIEDENDDDENEDEYEEVGNTLLQVMVSRNLLSFMDEETLENRLAAAGKRGKSWDDEFVLKRQFSALIPAFDPRPGRTNVNQTSDLEIPAPNASTMKVSGWGDGTEAAAAATPVPSSSSSSSSAATAGTETTGQQTAAASGQSGAAPQPSLSLVLRGPNIIGVNDVEVELTHPDWTIFRAVQELMLQTTMPKQDRFRKIWQPTYIIIYREASPGSTSSLALAKEDCFSSGEEGRATPVASLFSQRSRGSTLSPSSPIIPGTPSIIGGGGGAPCSSSGTANAAAAQQHCSVEDVLQLLSQLNEINQSLAVAPSNNDKNLIPDVASNHLNPEVFMSKKITNKLQQQIQDPLVLSSGSLPKWCEEYNQSCPFLFPFETRQLYFSCTAFGASRSIVWLQSQRDVNMERQRAPGLSPRHADQHEFRVGRLKHERVKVPRGENLLEWAQQVMKVHCNRKSVLEVEFVGEEGTGLGPTLEFYALVAAELQRSDLGMWLCDDESPKLIEDEIDLGEGSKPVGYYVRRSTGLFPAPLPQESDICEYVSNYFWFLGVFLAKVLQDNRLVDLPLSNSFLQLLCHSRSISASTGATVAATSASSSSSLAGSKLLVDIMTSSLMSEEGERERELLLLDSYQSKMAASEGAWYDGILTQENLLEIDPIRYEFLKELQELVQQKQNIELNDALSSEEKLQQISELKLNTKTGCVALEDLALTFTYLPSSKHYGYASADLIPNGSNIDVTIGNVEEYCNLTIAFCLQEGIAKQLAAFHRGFCEVFDLSKLAAFTPDEIRKMLCGEQNPEWTREDIMTYTEPKLGYSKESPGFLRFVNVLMGMNGSERKAFLQFTTGCSSLPPGGLANLHPRLTVVRKVDAGEGSYPSVNTCVHYLKLPDYPNEQILRERLLTATKEKGFHLN
- the LOC125950484 gene encoding E3 ubiquitin-protein ligase Ufd4 isoform X2; the encoded protein is MGDVDPETLLEWLSMGQGDERDMQLIALEQLCMLLLMSDNVDRCFESCPPRTFLPALCKIFLDELAPENVLEVTARAITYYLDVSSECTRRIVAIDGAIKAICNRLVVADLESRTSRDLAEQCIKVLELVCTREAGAVFEGGGLNCVLSFIRDSGSQIHKDTLHSAMAVVSRLCTKVEPQGANVQTCVESLSTLLRHEDSLVADGALKCFASVADRFTRKSVDPAPLAEYGLVTELLNRLSNAAGGPHVVPSTTSSNATGGTAAATAAGAAQQQPATAQQESSTSSPSTAQLSSSTPKSAQGAMEAGRSSQSIATTISLLSTLCRGSPSITHDLLRSNLPEAMKRAFTGDERCVLDCMRLADLILLLLFEGRKALGRAVGSQGQLAPRVKRADSSAERTHRQLIDCIRSKDTEALIESIESGGIDVNCMDDVGQTLLNWASAFGTLEMVEFLCDKGADVNKGQRSSSLHYAACFGRPGIAKVLLKHGANPDLRDEDGKTPLDKARERPEEGHREVAAILQSPGEWMTAATRADVKAGDSGVTDGEGGEVEPRGDPEMAPVYLKFFLPTFCKTFQSTMLASVRRSSLGLIKKMIQYVQPDVLSALCSSEGLQSHEQSLGTLLVEVIASVLDNEDDEDGHLVVLTIIQELMAKTQNDFLDHFARLGVFSKVQALMWEPGFVDANDNNDVIKSTSTDDPMSVKVVTEASPSGSNNTALVTVQPQHPSSGSSSTAVPLEDAKEILHGKAYHWRDWSICRGRDCLYVWSDYAALELSNGSNGWFRFILDGKLATMYSSGTPENGNDSSENRGEFLEKLQRARTAVRQGTVSQPILSSPSLARIAVGNWVLQSQKEYQLHINNSEGHQVTILQDELAGFIFESNRGTKHAFTAETTLGPDFATGWINTKKKKMRCKVEAQKYQVKNLARELYNRYFKAAQAVPRGAVAKLSKIVQQIHNALEEQQQQQGQSRMAAGSNGISWQEKLYNAFNELVQLLNEDGVISAYEMHSSGLVQALVAVLSRNYWDMCMNRRSKANKYHKQALSIFKKCMYGGASTGGDGKSGGGKNTAAILVQKLVAVLESIEKLPVYMYDTAGGSYGLQILTKRLSFRLERASCEQTLFDHTGRNLKMEPLATVGHLNKYLLKMVAKQWYDMERTTFLFLRKLKESKSPMQFRHQQDFDENGIIYFIGTNGKTSEWVNPAQYGLVTVTSSEGKQLPYGKLEDILSRDSVSVNCHTKDNKKSWFAIDLGMFIIPTAYTLRHARGYGRSALRNWLFQMSKDGVNWVTMLTHSDDKSLAEPGSTCTWPIECSSDEQQGYRHVRIHQNGRNASGQTHYLSLSGFEIYGRVVSVCEDMVKTAVKENETKLRKERRQIRTQLKFITEGARVVRGVDWHWDDQDGTPPGEGTITGEIHNGWIDVKWDHGLRNSYRMGAEGKYDLKLANVDNLLELHSSGSGQTVSNQLSSSGTTAGSQQQHQQQQQCGSSVVTTTTTDGMGGKKKVYEKSLNVLTSRKSSSTPSLPEATDTRASSSVASTEQATSADNLSWKQAVEVITENVLSSARSDLATVGSGGSSNDLSSSVVVTCGSGGQNQNNNHLSGGGGKQEVSVIVHSSLSERGNNIPDLSQINSSTSMLVSDLATITENLTLAESGSSDDSGKKVHNSSAVTDDGTTLDRASSGGVQQFVSNIGGGSGGPVLLASSSSSSSSSSSSSSSSSSSSSSSSTEENNKTNNINETNNKINLNSCAAGASGSSSSASSRATVGGGIGTISAQDFLQTKLEVLDKMREGVDMLRNNTNNFLSTELLAQSNLLSSVKIALPSVQQGTATGATGGGGSSTVGNSIYVAASSSGSGSATTEKGDAGKFNNTGATASSTGNAFKKVLNEASKSVELVESRDAANNMKNNIVIVSSSSTPDAVSGGGTSRSTSRDQATEVVTIDGGSSNGVVQVMGASSSTNPMSVSVPNLTSSGSSGVGGGGSAGGHHHHHHHHHHHHHHHNNQQLQQQQQQQQDSVVSVLDSQTPPPGLLETFAAIARRRTSGSSVGNNANNNANNNNNNNNSSSSGQQTVPINNQLISGGGGAAGLVSGLGHLPNNSSSSAFLRGPNSVTSLVKLALSSNFHSGLLSTAQSYPSLSSSSSSSANNNHTSSSHGVTGGGSTTGGSGSGNNNSATGATAGTAISVQSNQLNPALTMSLTSTSSDSEQVSLEDFLEQCRAPTLLGDLEDDEDIEDENDDDENEDEYEEVGNTLLQVMVSRNLLSFMDEETLENRLAAAGKRGKSWDDEFVLKRQFSALIPAFDPRPGRTNVNQTSDLEIPAPNASTMKVSGWGDGTEAAAAATPVPSSSSSSSSAATAGTETTGQQTAAASGQSGAAPQPSLSLVLRGPNIIGVNDVEVELTHPDWTIFRAVQELMLQTTMPKQDRFRKIWQPTYIIIYREASPGSTSSLALAKEDCFSSGEEGRATPVASLFSQRSRGSTLSPSSPIIPGTPSIIGGGGGAPCSSSGTANAAAAQQHCSVEDVLQLLSQLNEINQSLAVAPSNNDKNLIPDVASNHLNPEVFMSKKITNKLQQQIQDPLVLSSGSLPKWCEEYNQSCPFLFPFETRQLYFSCTAFGASRSIVWLQSQRDVNMERQRAPGLSPRHADQHEFRVGRLKHERVKVPRGENLLEWAQQVMKVHCNRKSVLEVEFVGEEGTGLGPTLEFYALVAAELQRSDLGMWLCDDESPKLIEDEIDLGEGSKPVGYYVRRSTGLFPAPLPQESDICEYVSNYFWFLGVFLAKVLQDNRLVDLPLSNSFLQLLCHSRSISASTGATVAATSASSSSSLAGSKLLVDIMTSSLMSEEGERERELLLLDSYQSKMAASEGAWYDGILTQENLLEIDPIRYEFLKELQELVQQKQNIELNDALSSEEKLQQISELKLNTKTGCVALEDLALTFTYLPSSKHYGYASADLIPNGSNIDVTIGNVEEYCNLTIAFCLQEGIAKQLAAFHRGFCEVFDLSKLAAFTPDEIRKMLCGEQNPEWTREDIMTYTEPKLGYSKESPGFLRFVNVLMGMNGSERKAFLQFTTGCSSLPPGGLANLHPRLTVVRKVDAGEGSYPSVNTCVHYLKLPDYPNEQILRERLLTATKEKGFHLN